In one Mycobacterium heckeshornense genomic region, the following are encoded:
- a CDS encoding HNH endonuclease signature motif containing protein, with amino-acid sequence MEIVEVFDALEAGLDRALGLSVDVLTARECLAMLERCERLRRRLPAVEHPLLNQVAAQADETELGGKLPSALAERLRLSRAEASRRIGEAAELGPRRTLTGEPLQPVLAATAAAQRAGQLGAGHVAVIRSFYHRLPDFVDAPTREQAEAHLARLGRKFRPDQLAGLADKLADCLNPDGDFTDDDRARRRGLTIGKQGSDRMSPISGFLTPEARATVDAVLAKLAAPGMCNPADPTPCLGGTPSQRAIESDTRSAAQRNHDALNAAGRALLASGALGQHNGLPATIIVSTTLKELEAGAGTALTGGGSLLPMSDVIRLASHAHHYLAIFDKGKAIGLYHTKRLATPGQRIVLYAKDRGCTFPGCDVPGYLTEVHHVTDFATCRETNIDDLTQGCGTHHKLVTSGGWKTRKLKNVDTEWIPPPHLDHGQARTNSFHYPERLLRDGDDDDDP; translated from the coding sequence GTGGAGATCGTCGAGGTGTTCGACGCCCTCGAGGCCGGCTTGGACCGCGCCCTGGGGCTGTCGGTTGACGTGTTGACCGCCCGGGAGTGCCTGGCCATGCTGGAACGCTGCGAAAGGCTGCGCCGCCGGCTGCCGGCCGTCGAGCACCCGTTGCTCAATCAGGTCGCCGCGCAGGCCGATGAGACCGAGTTGGGCGGCAAGTTGCCGTCGGCATTGGCCGAGCGGTTGCGGCTCAGCCGCGCCGAAGCATCCCGGCGCATCGGTGAAGCCGCCGAGCTGGGGCCGCGCCGCACGCTGACGGGCGAGCCGCTACAACCGGTGTTGGCTGCCACCGCCGCCGCTCAGCGGGCCGGCCAGCTCGGAGCCGGCCACGTGGCGGTGATCCGCAGCTTTTACCACCGACTGCCCGACTTCGTCGACGCCCCGACTCGCGAGCAGGCTGAAGCGCATTTGGCCCGCCTGGGCAGGAAGTTTCGGCCCGATCAGCTGGCCGGGCTGGCCGACAAGCTCGCTGATTGTCTGAATCCCGACGGAGATTTCACCGACGACGACAGGGCCCGCCGACGCGGCTTGACTATCGGTAAGCAAGGCAGCGACAGGATGTCCCCGATCAGCGGGTTTTTGACCCCGGAGGCGCGTGCCACTGTCGACGCCGTGCTGGCGAAACTGGCCGCCCCCGGCATGTGTAATCCGGCCGATCCCACGCCTTGCCTCGGCGGCACCCCATCGCAGCGGGCCATCGAGTCCGACACCCGAAGCGCTGCACAACGTAACCATGACGCGCTCAACGCTGCCGGGCGGGCGTTGCTGGCCTCCGGTGCGTTGGGACAACACAACGGGTTGCCGGCGACCATCATCGTGTCCACCACGCTCAAGGAACTCGAGGCCGGTGCGGGCACCGCACTCACCGGTGGCGGCAGCCTGCTGCCGATGTCCGATGTGATCCGGCTGGCCTCCCATGCCCACCACTACCTTGCCATCTTCGACAAAGGTAAGGCGATCGGCCTATATCACACCAAACGGCTCGCTACACCTGGCCAGCGAATCGTGTTGTACGCGAAGGACCGTGGCTGCACGTTCCCGGGTTGCGATGTACCCGGCTACCTCACTGAGGTCCACCACGTCACCGACTTCGCTACCTGCCGCGAAACCAACATCGATGATCTGACCCAGGGCTGCGGCACGCATCACAAGCTGGTCACCTCGGGCGGCTGGAAAACCCGCAAGCTCAAAAACGTTGATACCGAATGGATTCCGCCGCCGCATCTCGACCATGGCCAAGCGAGGACCAACTCGTTTCACTACCCCGAACGGCTCCTGCGCGACGGCGATGACGACGATGATCCTTAG
- a CDS encoding LON peptidase substrate-binding domain-containing protein encodes MASEPVELPMFPLESAFLPGDDLPLRIFEPRYTALVRDCMRQADPRFGVVLISRGREVGGGDTRCDVGTLAHIAECVDAGSGRFLLRCRMDERIRVCQWLPDDPYPRAVVQSWPDQPGTPVTDAQLGELEDRVLALFERVATARGARAPDRETVLGYRRQKAGDAGELLYTLASRLPIGPADRYAVLSAPSAAERLAALSEAVDSVAAMVEFQLSE; translated from the coding sequence ATGGCGTCGGAACCCGTTGAATTACCGATGTTTCCGCTGGAATCGGCCTTCTTGCCAGGTGATGACCTGCCGCTGCGGATCTTCGAGCCGCGCTACACCGCTTTGGTGCGAGACTGTATGCGACAGGCCGATCCGCGCTTCGGTGTGGTGCTGATCTCCCGCGGCCGCGAGGTCGGCGGTGGAGATACCCGCTGCGACGTGGGCACGCTGGCTCATATCGCCGAGTGCGTGGACGCCGGCTCCGGTCGCTTTCTGCTGCGGTGCCGGATGGATGAGCGGATCCGGGTGTGCCAATGGCTGCCGGACGACCCCTATCCGCGGGCCGTCGTGCAGAGCTGGCCCGACCAGCCGGGCACGCCGGTCACCGATGCACAACTGGGTGAGCTCGAAGACCGGGTGCTGGCGTTGTTCGAACGAGTCGCGACCGCCCGCGGCGCCCGGGCACCCGACCGCGAAACGGTCCTGGGTTACCGTCGACAGAAAGCAGGCGATGCCGGCGAGCTGCTGTATACCTTGGCGTCCCGGCTGCCCATCGGGCCGGCCGATCGCTACGCCGTGCTGTCGGCACCGTCGGCGGCCGAGCGGTTGGCGGCGCTGAGCGAGGCCGTGGATTCCGTCGCCGCGATGGTGGAGTTCCAGCTCTCCGAATAG